A stretch of the Verrucomicrobiota bacterium genome encodes the following:
- a CDS encoding efflux RND transporter periplasmic adaptor subunit produces MKVKIALSWLVVAMVSSAITWQWMARSKAPARPESESSAGRKLKFFQSPMHPWVTSPKPGKCTVCGMELVPVYEGDTGFTQEPDMVVLGPGSTQTMHVQVGEVERKPLRKTLRVAGVVEDDDTRHRFISATVDGRIDRLMVNYVGAEVEAGKPLAALFSPVLLKAEREFILLTRSPRTADSETLLSAARTRLKRLGLSEAAMAALADKAEDETTSLILAPETGTVVNRFVYEGQYVKEGDKLFETADFSTMWFKFEVYEKDLPWIQPGQEVEVSLPSQPGRLFSGVVRFLDPNANEMTRSLRARVELPNPLVEEGGPRRRALMHRVYAEAVVRLSAPEVLAVPRTAVLATGQDPVVYLEREEGVYQARRVRLGRLGDEVWEVLEGLEPGDRVVLQGNLMIDAQAQLNQITQPRDQAEEGSSPDPAARKSESATDKAKLDAAALESVEAILDVASGLAETLAADDLARFVEAAKTAPQRALACAELLKGQTGWEEVESRLRQVGAWSSSTTLVDARKQFYALAEAAAEAARALKRSGTGRPVKVFRCPMTKSAFPGAPRSAVWIQRSGPIRNPYFGAEMLDCGAEVTR; encoded by the coding sequence ATGAAAGTCAAAATCGCGCTCAGTTGGCTGGTGGTCGCCATGGTTTCTTCAGCGATCACATGGCAATGGATGGCGAGGAGCAAAGCGCCTGCCCGCCCCGAATCCGAGTCCTCCGCGGGACGCAAACTTAAATTCTTCCAGAGCCCCATGCACCCGTGGGTCACCTCACCCAAGCCGGGGAAATGCACCGTTTGCGGCATGGAACTGGTCCCGGTCTATGAAGGCGACACGGGTTTCACCCAGGAACCTGACATGGTTGTGCTCGGTCCGGGATCCACGCAAACGATGCACGTCCAGGTGGGAGAGGTGGAGCGGAAACCCTTGCGGAAGACGCTTCGCGTTGCCGGTGTGGTGGAGGACGACGATACCCGGCACCGCTTCATCTCCGCCACGGTGGATGGGCGCATCGATCGATTGATGGTGAATTATGTCGGCGCCGAGGTGGAGGCAGGAAAGCCGCTGGCCGCGCTTTTCAGTCCCGTGCTGCTCAAAGCGGAACGGGAGTTCATCCTGTTGACACGTTCTCCACGCACGGCCGATTCCGAAACGCTGCTTTCCGCCGCCCGCACCCGGCTCAAGCGGCTGGGATTGTCCGAGGCCGCCATGGCCGCGCTTGCCGACAAGGCTGAGGACGAAACCACCAGCCTGATTCTTGCTCCGGAGACAGGCACCGTCGTCAACCGCTTCGTTTATGAGGGTCAATATGTGAAGGAGGGGGACAAGCTTTTCGAGACGGCGGATTTCTCGACCATGTGGTTCAAGTTCGAGGTGTATGAGAAAGACCTCCCCTGGATTCAACCGGGCCAGGAAGTGGAGGTTTCGCTGCCGTCGCAGCCGGGCCGACTGTTTTCCGGAGTCGTGCGATTTCTTGATCCCAACGCCAATGAAATGACCCGGAGCTTGAGGGCACGGGTGGAGTTGCCGAACCCCTTGGTGGAAGAAGGCGGCCCTCGCAGGCGGGCTTTGATGCATCGCGTCTATGCCGAGGCGGTGGTGCGACTCTCCGCCCCCGAAGTGCTGGCGGTTCCGCGGACCGCGGTTCTGGCGACCGGGCAAGACCCGGTCGTGTATCTTGAACGCGAGGAAGGCGTGTATCAGGCGCGGCGTGTTCGTTTGGGGCGGTTGGGCGACGAGGTCTGGGAGGTCCTGGAGGGGCTCGAACCTGGAGATCGCGTCGTGCTGCAAGGCAACCTCATGATCGACGCTCAGGCCCAACTCAATCAAATCACCCAGCCGAGGGATCAAGCGGAGGAAGGCTCAAGCCCGGATCCCGCAGCCAGGAAGTCCGAGAGCGCCACGGACAAAGCCAAGCTGGACGCGGCGGCGTTGGAATCGGTCGAAGCGATCTTGGATGTGGCATCCGGGCTGGCTGAGACCCTGGCGGCCGATGATCTCGCGCGTTTTGTCGAGGCCGCGAAAACGGCTCCGCAGCGAGCGCTCGCCTGCGCCGAGCTCCTCAAGGGACAAACCGGTTGGGAAGAGGTGGAAAGCCGGCTGCGACAAGTCGGTGCTTGGAGTTCATCCACGACCCTGGTGGATGCCCGGAAGCAGTTTTACGCGCTGGCCGAAGCGGCGGCGGAGGCGGCTCGGGCGCTCAAACGGTCTGGCACGGGGAGGCCGGTGAAGGTGTTTCGCTGCCCGATGACGAAGAGCGCTTTTCCGGGCGCGCCTCGATCGGCGGTTTGGATTCAGCGATCCGGACCGATCCGGAATCCCTATTTTGGCGCCGAGATGCTCGATTGCGGCGCGGAGGTCACTCGATGA
- a CDS encoding TolC family protein, giving the protein MKVFLAGVIAGICCSPAFPQEWIEPGSLRSNGPPVQVTALFVAELTAAARSNSPALRAADARFRSGEADAAALRTWDDPVLSLGGAVGRKRTEDLVFETMSSAGPAYHSARLEMGFNASEEGDLIYGLEQKLPLFGKAKRARAWKLAEAEALGTRSDAAFQEIRKQAAVLIFAIALSDRISSIDGEEQSWLERQIEVAQERLRAGSGGLAEINKLRSEKDQWEQRRRVEMQRGDQLRSELNRRLGRSVGAPFPELRLPELWPALRDHRRLLNLALRDDPRILMSRSESVAALARVEATRRSRRPDVALGIEGRQFSGDGTFREGMFTASMNIPWFNRARYEKDFARDAALAEAAELQIRQSELEVEAEITKLTRGIDAARREAQLSREILLPRGQQSVDSARSAWISGAGNLAMVLESRRMLFEALRMEARGVSEQWTLLSELALCCGVGDLEALAMIEEGKTPPLVLEREGTKKETKP; this is encoded by the coding sequence ATGAAAGTCTTTTTAGCCGGCGTGATTGCCGGAATCTGCTGCTCCCCGGCATTCCCTCAGGAATGGATCGAACCCGGTTCCTTGAGGAGCAACGGGCCGCCGGTCCAAGTGACCGCGCTGTTCGTGGCGGAACTCACGGCGGCTGCCCGGTCGAACAGTCCGGCTCTTCGGGCCGCGGACGCCCGATTCCGCAGCGGAGAGGCGGATGCGGCTGCCCTCCGCACCTGGGATGATCCGGTCCTTTCACTTGGGGGCGCCGTGGGTCGGAAACGCACGGAGGATCTGGTCTTCGAGACGATGTCCAGTGCTGGCCCCGCTTACCACTCCGCGCGGTTGGAAATGGGATTCAACGCGAGCGAAGAGGGGGACTTGATTTATGGATTGGAGCAGAAGCTTCCGCTTTTCGGGAAGGCGAAACGGGCGCGGGCCTGGAAGCTGGCCGAGGCGGAGGCGTTGGGAACGAGATCCGACGCTGCCTTTCAAGAGATCCGCAAGCAAGCGGCGGTATTGATTTTCGCCATCGCGCTTTCGGATCGGATTTCGTCGATCGACGGGGAGGAGCAGTCCTGGCTGGAGCGGCAGATCGAGGTGGCGCAGGAACGTCTGCGCGCGGGTTCGGGGGGGCTGGCAGAGATCAACAAACTGCGGAGTGAAAAGGATCAATGGGAGCAACGGCGGCGAGTCGAGATGCAGCGGGGCGACCAGCTTCGTTCGGAATTGAACCGGCGGCTGGGTCGGTCCGTGGGAGCGCCTTTTCCAGAGCTGCGGCTTCCGGAATTGTGGCCGGCGTTGCGGGATCACCGGCGCTTGCTGAATCTGGCCTTGAGGGACGATCCGAGAATCCTCATGTCGCGTTCCGAAAGCGTTGCCGCCCTCGCCCGGGTAGAGGCGACGCGCCGGTCGCGGCGGCCCGACGTGGCCCTGGGGATTGAAGGACGTCAATTCAGTGGAGACGGCACGTTTCGCGAGGGCATGTTTACGGCATCGATGAACATCCCCTGGTTCAATCGCGCCCGTTACGAAAAGGACTTCGCTCGCGACGCGGCGCTGGCTGAAGCCGCCGAGCTCCAGATCCGGCAGAGCGAACTCGAAGTCGAGGCCGAGATCACCAAGTTGACGCGGGGCATTGACGCGGCACGCAGGGAAGCGCAGCTCAGCCGCGAGATTCTGCTTCCGCGAGGACAGCAATCGGTGGACTCGGCCCGTTCCGCCTGGATATCCGGCGCGGGTAACTTAGCCATGGTCTTGGAATCAAGACGCATGTTGTTCGAGGCTTTGCGCATGGAGGCTCGAGGGGTCAGCGAGCAATGGACGCTGCTTTCCGAGCTCGCCCTCTGCTGTGGTGTCGGGGACTTGGAAGCCCTGGCCATGATCGAGGAAGGCAAAACCCCGCCGCTCGTCCTCGAGCGTGAGGGCACCAAGAAGGAGACAAAACCATGA
- a CDS encoding Gfo/Idh/MocA family oxidoreductase has translation MFRSFSLPSTWFRLLLMTMSVPTAVTSVSTAAEIRVGMVGLDTSHATAFTKLMNDSTAKGYTPGTKVVAAVKGGSRDIPSSWDRVEGYTQELIQTYGVEMVPTVEELCRKVDAVMIESVDGRPHLEQARPAFQAGKKLFIDKPLAGSLRDAIEIYRLGKRTRVPWFTSSSYRFYLSMADVRKANIGAIRSAISYGPSHKEPHHPDFYWYGIHPAEALYTILGRGCEVVTRSATEETDVVTGTWSEGRTGVLVGLRTGATPHKVIVFGRQGVAEQKGSGDYAPLVAEIVKFFQTGVPPIPPEETIELMAFMEAADESKRQGGRPVKMEDVLRQHGWRFDAE, from the coding sequence ATGTTCCGATCGTTTTCGTTGCCTTCGACTTGGTTTCGACTTCTTCTCATGACCATGAGTGTCCCGACTGCCGTGACTTCCGTCTCGACCGCCGCCGAAATCCGCGTGGGCATGGTGGGACTCGATACGTCCCATGCCACGGCTTTCACGAAGTTGATGAACGACTCGACGGCGAAAGGATACACGCCCGGGACCAAGGTGGTGGCCGCGGTCAAGGGGGGCAGCCGCGACATTCCCTCCAGCTGGGATCGGGTTGAGGGGTACACTCAGGAATTGATCCAGACCTACGGGGTCGAGATGGTTCCCACCGTCGAAGAGCTCTGTCGCAAGGTCGATGCGGTCATGATTGAAAGCGTGGACGGGCGTCCGCATCTGGAGCAGGCCCGGCCCGCGTTTCAGGCCGGGAAGAAGCTCTTCATCGACAAACCGCTGGCGGGTTCACTTCGGGACGCCATTGAGATCTATCGTTTGGGCAAAAGGACCCGGGTGCCCTGGTTCACCTCGTCTTCCTATCGTTTTTATCTCAGCATGGCCGACGTTCGAAAGGCGAACATTGGCGCAATCCGCAGCGCGATCTCTTACGGACCTTCCCACAAGGAGCCCCATCATCCTGATTTTTATTGGTACGGCATTCACCCGGCCGAAGCGCTCTACACGATTTTGGGACGCGGATGTGAAGTGGTGACGCGCTCGGCCACCGAGGAGACGGATGTGGTCACGGGAACTTGGTCTGAAGGCCGAACGGGTGTGCTGGTCGGGTTGCGTACCGGAGCCACGCCCCACAAGGTCATTGTGTTTGGCCGTCAGGGTGTGGCCGAGCAAAAGGGGAGCGGGGATTATGCGCCCCTGGTGGCCGAAATTGTGAAGTTTTTCCAGACCGGTGTCCCTCCCATTCCACCCGAGGAAACCATTGAGCTCATGGCCTTTATGGAAGCAGCCGACGAAAGCAAACGTCAGGGAGGCCGTCCGGTGAAGATGGAGGACGTGCTGCGCCAGCACGGATGGCGCTTCGACGCCGAATGA